One window of Desulfovibrio subterraneus genomic DNA carries:
- a CDS encoding EAL domain-containing protein, giving the protein MIRSRLFRKTLVFFIILFGVVANVSAAYSGWLIYKRLTQEYESKAVAIARSVAHSDIDIIARSDAALIQSKIDQYLDLEGVSYVLVTDAHGEVLAHTFIPVIPEQVLAAVNLVRSRDPLSDSTLVQHVTLPRGDVIHVGMPILAGAAGFVYIGMDRSIITNYIWQSVLQQQGITMVIFVVSGIVAFLFIRSISMPLMRLTEYANRVASHDFSGSIDIRTNDEVGALAQTMQSMSHDLAALVGNLENAVAEKTEELTETLSYVSAIIGNITEGLLVLSADGRVFKSNPALERMFGCSGLEGCTVEEALAVNALPEANAELISALRRALAEGHADGARIVQLFEANCFRADGGSFPAEISMVCFERNNVVSLLCLMRDVTERRRIQESLRKSHDVLELKVAERTRELSRMNSQLMLENAERKVVEQALRRTEERYRSIFENSIEGIFQTSPEGRLLNANPALARIFGYSSPQELIAEVRDVALDIYARQEDRKAFVETVGAEGRVNAFEFKARRRCGGLIWITANARAVHDRDGRLLYYEGFIEDMTVRKEALARLEHQAYHDPLTGLPNRMLFQDHLAMALSRVQRRSDYAFAVLYLDLDRFKVINDSLGHSIGDELLCHVAEQLRRCVREVDTVARFGGDEFAILLEEISAPREAVRISRRIMEMLSVPVSLGGHEVFTSASVGIVLKTERYENPQEVLRDADTAMYRAKELGKSRFKVFNQRMHEAVLRLMALETELRKAVERRELYLEYQPIIDLAESRICGFEALVRWNHEYLGSISPAEFIPLAEDSGLITDIGDFVFEQAVTDLKKWNVPEGIAHRGSLYVCINISGRQFMQPDFAGHVEQLIREWNANPEYLRFEITESVLMEQMSVVADTVSRLRTFGVRMCIDDFGTGYSSLSYLQRLPVDIIKIDRSFVAQLQNDREGRSIVRSILSLGNSLGLDVIAEGVECLHQEQVLDDMECRYLQGFLYSASLSVAEVDSLLAMEAPLAYLRFTAESGGFKDVSGL; this is encoded by the coding sequence ATGATTCGTTCACGCCTGTTCCGGAAGACACTCGTTTTCTTTATCATTCTCTTCGGTGTGGTGGCCAATGTGAGTGCCGCGTATTCCGGCTGGCTGATCTATAAACGGCTCACGCAGGAATACGAGAGCAAGGCCGTGGCCATTGCCCGCAGCGTTGCCCATTCTGACATAGACATCATTGCCAGAAGCGACGCCGCGCTCATCCAGTCCAAGATAGATCAGTACCTTGATCTGGAAGGCGTTTCCTATGTGCTGGTTACAGATGCGCATGGTGAAGTGCTGGCGCACACGTTCATTCCCGTCATTCCCGAACAGGTTCTCGCTGCCGTCAATCTTGTCCGGAGCCGCGATCCCCTAAGTGACAGCACTCTGGTGCAGCATGTCACGCTGCCCCGGGGCGACGTCATCCATGTAGGCATGCCCATTCTCGCCGGAGCAGCGGGCTTTGTTTACATCGGCATGGACAGGTCCATCATCACCAACTACATCTGGCAGTCCGTGCTGCAGCAGCAGGGCATCACCATGGTTATTTTCGTGGTGAGCGGTATTGTCGCCTTTCTCTTCATCCGTTCTATTTCCATGCCGCTTATGCGCCTGACGGAATATGCCAACCGAGTGGCATCGCATGATTTTTCCGGTTCCATCGATATTCGCACCAATGACGAGGTCGGCGCGCTTGCGCAGACCATGCAGTCAATGTCGCACGATCTGGCGGCACTTGTGGGCAATCTGGAAAACGCCGTTGCGGAGAAGACTGAGGAACTGACCGAAACCCTCTCCTATGTTTCTGCTATTATAGGTAATATTACTGAGGGGTTGCTGGTTCTCAGTGCAGACGGGCGGGTCTTCAAATCCAATCCCGCGCTGGAACGCATGTTCGGCTGTTCGGGACTGGAAGGATGCACCGTTGAAGAGGCACTGGCCGTCAATGCGTTACCCGAGGCGAATGCGGAACTGATATCTGCCCTGCGGCGGGCGCTTGCCGAAGGACACGCAGATGGTGCGCGGATAGTGCAGCTGTTCGAGGCAAACTGCTTCCGTGCAGATGGTGGTTCATTCCCGGCAGAGATTTCCATGGTCTGTTTTGAACGCAACAATGTGGTTTCCCTGCTGTGCCTCATGCGGGATGTGACCGAACGCAGACGGATTCAGGAGAGCCTGCGCAAATCACACGATGTGCTGGAGCTCAAGGTAGCTGAACGCACACGCGAGCTGTCGCGCATGAACTCCCAGCTTATGCTGGAAAATGCCGAACGCAAGGTGGTTGAGCAGGCTCTGCGGCGAACGGAAGAACGCTACCGGTCCATTTTCGAGAACTCCATAGAAGGTATTTTTCAGACCTCGCCGGAAGGCAGGCTGCTGAATGCAAACCCTGCTCTGGCTCGTATTTTCGGATATTCATCGCCACAGGAACTGATTGCGGAAGTGCGTGACGTGGCACTGGACATCTACGCCCGTCAGGAGGACCGCAAGGCCTTTGTGGAAACTGTGGGAGCCGAGGGCAGGGTGAATGCCTTCGAATTCAAAGCACGCAGGCGTTGCGGCGGACTTATCTGGATAACCGCAAACGCCCGTGCCGTGCATGACCGTGATGGCCGCCTGCTCTATTATGAAGGGTTCATCGAAGATATGACCGTGCGTAAGGAAGCGCTGGCGCGGCTGGAGCATCAGGCTTATCACGACCCGCTTACAGGGCTGCCCAACCGCATGCTGTTTCAGGATCATCTTGCCATGGCGCTTTCCCGCGTGCAGCGCAGGAGTGATTACGCCTTTGCCGTTCTGTATCTTGATCTGGACCGTTTCAAGGTGATCAATGACAGTCTCGGGCATTCCATAGGCGACGAGCTGCTGTGTCATGTGGCCGAGCAGTTGCGCAGGTGCGTGCGTGAGGTGGATACTGTGGCCCGTTTCGGCGGCGACGAGTTTGCCATTCTTCTGGAAGAGATCAGCGCGCCCCGGGAGGCCGTGCGCATATCCCGCCGGATTATGGAAATGCTGAGTGTGCCGGTGTCATTGGGCGGACATGAGGTATTCACTTCTGCCAGCGTGGGCATTGTGCTCAAGACCGAGCGCTATGAAAACCCGCAGGAAGTGCTGCGCGATGCCGACACAGCCATGTATCGCGCCAAAGAGCTGGGCAAGTCGCGCTTCAAGGTGTTCAACCAGCGCATGCACGAGGCGGTGCTGCGACTCATGGCTCTGGAAACCGAGTTGCGCAAGGCCGTTGAGCGCAGAGAATTGTATCTGGAATACCAGCCCATCATTGATCTGGCGGAGAGCAGAATCTGCGGATTCGAGGCGCTTGTGCGCTGGAATCACGAATATCTGGGATCCATTTCACCCGCCGAATTCATTCCGCTGGCCGAAGATTCGGGCCTGATAACGGATATCGGAGATTTCGTCTTCGAACAGGCCGTGACCGACCTGAAGAAATGGAACGTGCCGGAGGGCATTGCCCACAGAGGCAGCCTGTATGTCTGCATCAACATTTCCGGCAGGCAGTTCATGCAGCCGGACTTTGCCGGTCATGTGGAACAGCTTATCCGCGAATGGAATGCCAATCCGGAATATCTGCGCTTTGAGATAACTGAAAGCGTGCTGATGGAGCAGATGAGCGTGGTGGCGGATACCGTTTCGCGCCTTCGCACGTTCGGGGTGCGCATGTGTATTGATGATTTCGGAACGGGGTATTCCTCTCTCAGCTATCTGCAGCGGTTGCCTGTGGATATAATAAAAATCGACCGTTCCTTTGTTGCGCAACTGCAGAACGACAGAGAAGGACGTTCCATTGTACGCAGCATTCTTTCTCTGGGTAACAGCCTTGGGCTGGATGTGATTGCGGAAGGAGTGGAGTGTCTGCATCAGGAACAGGTTCTTGACGATATGGAATGCCGCTATCTGCAGGGATTTTTGTATTCCGCCAGTCTTTCTGTGGCAGAAGTTGACTCTCTGCTTGCAATGGAGGCCCCTCTGGCATACCTCAGATTCACGGCTGAATCAGGTGGATTTAAGGATGTTTCAGGACTATGA
- a CDS encoding AsmA family protein yields MRSIARILIILVLFALLIAGGAAMVLTSLLDTEALRTRIEERISALTGGECRIEGGIALSFYPWLSLELDDMVLREPDEKTEVVRIDALYAAVRLKPLLSRSVEFADITLVGPSVTLKTMHNGTAPWQNMYRKAAGSFSQNSTGKSDPDYSLKAISFTGVIIENGFFEWADASAVSANATAPFVRLSRLELEADMNGRGVWEGSGTIDSSYGHANIAFISTGAADFAPGSFSPVAVRSTVSAKGTMAVRDRVLPVNLKTKVAFTPAERLAEIVLHDVNIDGLGLDADLRMANCTSQDWQLAGTASVHALSLPYWFAFGELLPTSLQHALDSLDGTMSLRMDRKGLQVDSLDVKILGMAFKGKGAVADFSKPEIFIDVSGPFMDVNKVFPEMRENPPAKLPMPARPGKAVFAADLEPDDNPDDDLGYDIRVRADKAVARSFEMQGLAFRCWPMPKTGTYTSYTIDSFYDGSIDSRLSIRDILELDVSVNNVRMREVSKLATGEEVIGGRLSGKATVKSGAHTVWGMVAGLEGKAEATLTDGYIQTVAKRDGTKPRHELKSCSVILSGKSTHPDPDKAERYLPYNWNMQMEFVPANSSDRYDLRLNGPVVIDASRGLPVRVNGAPSELRWRGPVAVFGQQKQMDATLTGALDFDLDKETMKVSGGLMKTSYATGRASLSARNLLGSSVWDGSIATDEIDLRKTLTELGATLWNTADMRALSFGQLQSGFHVESGNISLRDMKIGVDNSRMTGELAFTLGKPFVARYSLKADAVDLDRYLPPPANGKPVQAAPWKLDWLREYDLAGDVAVGRMTYKNLDLSSVSAKTEVGSGVVTIAPFSADFYKGKLTGEFTGRLSEEKQAGTVLTRRALNSHLSLKLKGVDLEPVAMRLAGDDYIGGKTSVMLDLTGMLSSNDDIPGRMDGIWGFDIADGYYSLSKRNDGTRQRTTFSKASASGSMEKGVLRNDNMKLDSLFVSMKGGGIVDLSRKYLDYSVNVTYAEVPTFPVRIYGPLAAPKTSIRGAEIIPRTIEKLGGSVFNIFKHVITTPFKALEMLGRMGGNGTSPN; encoded by the coding sequence TTGCGCAGTATTGCGAGAATTCTGATTATCCTTGTGCTGTTTGCCCTGCTTATTGCGGGCGGTGCGGCCATGGTCCTTACGAGCCTTCTGGATACGGAAGCTCTGCGTACGCGTATTGAAGAGCGTATATCCGCACTGACTGGCGGGGAATGCCGCATTGAAGGCGGTATAGCTCTTTCGTTTTATCCGTGGCTGTCTCTTGAGCTGGACGATATGGTCCTCAGAGAGCCGGACGAAAAGACCGAAGTGGTCCGCATAGATGCCTTGTATGCGGCCGTTCGCCTCAAACCTCTCCTTTCCCGCTCCGTCGAATTTGCCGACATAACGCTTGTCGGTCCCTCCGTTACGCTGAAAACAATGCACAACGGCACTGCGCCATGGCAGAACATGTACCGCAAGGCTGCCGGGAGCTTCAGCCAGAACAGTACCGGAAAAAGCGACCCGGATTATTCTCTCAAAGCTATCTCGTTCACCGGCGTGATCATTGAAAACGGCTTCTTCGAATGGGCCGATGCCTCGGCTGTTTCCGCAAATGCCACCGCTCCCTTTGTCCGCCTCTCCCGCCTTGAGCTGGAAGCCGATATGAACGGGCGCGGGGTGTGGGAAGGAAGCGGCACCATCGACAGCTCATACGGTCATGCGAATATCGCCTTTATCTCCACCGGAGCGGCGGATTTTGCGCCCGGCTCCTTTTCGCCGGTGGCTGTGCGCAGCACTGTTTCCGCAAAAGGCACCATGGCCGTGAGGGACAGGGTGCTGCCTGTAAACCTGAAGACAAAAGTCGCTTTCACTCCTGCGGAACGTCTTGCCGAAATCGTGCTGCATGATGTCAATATTGACGGTCTCGGACTGGATGCAGACCTGCGGATGGCTAACTGCACGTCGCAGGACTGGCAGCTTGCCGGTACCGCTTCAGTCCATGCATTGAGCCTGCCTTACTGGTTCGCATTCGGCGAGCTGCTGCCCACAAGCCTTCAGCACGCCCTTGATTCTCTTGATGGAACCATGAGCCTGCGTATGGACCGCAAGGGCCTGCAGGTGGATTCTCTGGACGTGAAGATTCTCGGAATGGCCTTCAAGGGTAAAGGGGCTGTGGCCGACTTTTCCAAGCCTGAGATATTCATTGATGTGTCCGGTCCCTTCATGGATGTGAACAAGGTTTTCCCCGAAATGCGGGAAAACCCTCCGGCAAAGTTGCCCATGCCCGCGCGTCCCGGAAAGGCCGTCTTTGCAGCCGACCTTGAGCCTGATGATAATCCCGATGACGACCTTGGCTATGACATTCGCGTCAGGGCCGACAAGGCCGTTGCCCGTTCCTTTGAAATGCAGGGACTTGCCTTCCGCTGCTGGCCCATGCCGAAAACGGGAACGTACACTTCGTACACCATAGACTCGTTCTATGACGGCTCTATCGATTCGCGGCTCAGTATTCGCGATATTTTGGAGCTGGATGTCAGCGTGAACAATGTGCGCATGCGCGAAGTAAGCAAGCTTGCTACGGGTGAAGAGGTTATCGGCGGCCGTCTGAGCGGCAAGGCCACAGTGAAGTCGGGCGCTCACACGGTATGGGGCATGGTCGCCGGTCTGGAAGGCAAAGCCGAAGCCACATTGACAGACGGGTATATCCAGACCGTTGCCAAGCGTGACGGGACTAAACCAAGGCATGAGCTGAAGTCCTGTTCCGTTATTCTTTCCGGCAAGAGCACGCATCCCGATCCGGACAAGGCGGAGCGTTATCTGCCCTACAACTGGAACATGCAGATGGAGTTTGTTCCGGCCAACTCTTCCGATAGGTACGACCTGCGCCTGAACGGTCCTGTGGTTATCGATGCATCCAGAGGACTTCCCGTGCGTGTGAACGGCGCTCCTTCCGAACTACGCTGGCGTGGTCCGGTGGCCGTGTTCGGCCAGCAGAAGCAGATGGATGCAACCCTTACCGGCGCGCTGGATTTCGATCTGGACAAGGAAACCATGAAGGTTTCCGGCGGACTGATGAAAACCTCCTATGCCACTGGCAGGGCATCTCTTTCAGCCCGCAACCTGCTCGGATCATCCGTGTGGGACGGTTCCATAGCTACGGATGAAATTGACCTGCGCAAGACCCTGACAGAACTTGGTGCAACGCTGTGGAACACTGCGGATATGCGTGCCCTGTCGTTTGGTCAGCTGCAGTCCGGATTCCACGTGGAATCCGGCAATATCTCGCTGCGGGACATGAAGATAGGCGTTGATAATTCCCGTATGACCGGCGAGCTGGCCTTTACCCTCGGTAAGCCCTTTGTAGCGCGGTACTCCCTGAAGGCCGATGCTGTCGATCTTGACCGGTATCTGCCGCCACCGGCCAACGGCAAACCAGTGCAGGCTGCGCCATGGAAGCTGGACTGGCTGAGGGAATACGATCTTGCCGGCGATGTGGCCGTCGGCAGAATGACCTACAAGAATCTGGACCTCTCATCCGTGTCTGCCAAAACGGAAGTGGGCAGCGGCGTTGTGACCATAGCTCCGTTTTCCGCGGATTTTTACAAAGGAAAGCTAACGGGCGAGTTTACCGGCCGTCTTTCCGAAGAAAAGCAGGCAGGTACTGTTCTGACCAGAAGGGCGCTCAACTCGCACCTTTCACTCAAGCTGAAGGGAGTTGATCTTGAACCTGTTGCCATGCGGCTTGCCGGAGACGATTATATTGGCGGCAAAACCTCTGTGATGCTTGATCTGACGGGTATGCTGAGCAGTAATGATGATATTCCGGGCAGGATGGATGGTATCTGGGGGTTCGATATAGCGGACGGCTATTACAGCCTGAGCAAGAGAAACGACGGTACCCGCCAGAGAACGACCTTTTCCAAAGCCTCGGCTTCAGGCTCCATGGAGAAGGGAGTGCTGCGTAACGATAACATGAAGCTGGATTCGCTGTTCGTCTCCATGAAGGGGGGCGGAATTGTTGATCTTTCGCGTAAGTATCTCGATTATAGTGTTAACGTGACCTATGCGGAAGTACCAACGTTTCCCGTGCGCATATATGGTCCTTTGGCCGCTCCCAAAACCTCCATACGGGGGGCGGAGATCATTCCCAGAACCATTGAAAAACTGGGCGGCAGCGTGTTCAATATTTTCAAGCACGTCATCACCACGCCTTTCAAGGCGCTCGAAATGCTGGGCCGGATGGGTGGCAACGGCACTTCCCCCAACTGA
- a CDS encoding sigma-54-dependent transcriptional regulator codes for MKKLLVIDDEPGLRLMMRAVMEDAGWFVAEAGSGEAGIDYLLHNEASVVLLDMRMPGMSGSEALARIQEIRPSLPVIMLTAYGTVGSAVEAMKRGAFDYLSKPADNEELVAVLEKAYEYGRLLSENENLRKKLAAGDPSERIVGSSPAMVHLLELIRQAGPSEATVLIMGESGTGKELIAEALHEASPRSPNTLVKVNCAALPSNLLESELFGYVKGAFTGAIKDKPGRFQLARGGTLFLDEVGEMPVELQAKLLRALQERVVEPLGAVRPVEVDVRIIAATNKNLREAIARGEFREDLYFRLNVLEIVSPSLRERKDDIPLLVSRLLDKLGKKNRKDIRTVSPDFMQALMEYDWPGNVRELENVLERALILSRSEILGMESLPGQFHAGEMRLALTAESAPSSFSRMAEPEPERIIPRSRPRTLDDAERIALMDALEAQGGHRERTADALGISRRTLQYKLRKYGLTKRN; via the coding sequence ATGAAGAAATTACTGGTTATTGATGACGAACCCGGCCTGCGTCTCATGATGCGTGCCGTTATGGAAGACGCAGGCTGGTTTGTGGCCGAGGCAGGTTCCGGAGAAGCCGGAATCGATTACCTGCTGCATAACGAGGCCAGCGTGGTACTGCTTGATATGCGTATGCCCGGAATGAGCGGCAGCGAAGCGCTTGCCCGTATTCAGGAGATACGCCCCAGTCTGCCCGTCATCATGCTCACTGCCTACGGTACTGTCGGTTCGGCTGTAGAAGCCATGAAGCGCGGCGCCTTCGACTACCTGTCAAAGCCTGCGGACAACGAAGAACTCGTTGCGGTTCTGGAAAAAGCCTACGAATACGGAAGACTGCTCTCTGAGAACGAGAACCTGCGCAAAAAGCTGGCTGCCGGTGATCCTTCGGAGCGCATTGTGGGCAGCAGTCCTGCCATGGTGCATCTGCTGGAACTTATCCGTCAGGCCGGTCCTTCTGAGGCGACGGTGCTTATCATGGGCGAATCAGGAACCGGCAAGGAGTTGATAGCTGAAGCCCTTCATGAGGCCAGCCCCCGTTCACCCAACACACTGGTCAAGGTGAATTGTGCGGCGCTGCCGAGCAATCTCTTGGAAAGCGAACTTTTCGGGTACGTAAAAGGTGCTTTTACCGGTGCCATCAAGGACAAACCCGGCAGGTTCCAGCTGGCACGCGGGGGAACGCTTTTCCTCGACGAAGTCGGTGAAATGCCGGTTGAACTGCAGGCCAAGTTGTTGCGGGCATTGCAGGAGCGGGTGGTGGAGCCTCTTGGTGCCGTGCGTCCGGTGGAGGTTGATGTGCGTATCATCGCAGCCACAAACAAGAACTTGCGCGAGGCAATTGCCCGGGGTGAATTCCGCGAGGATCTCTATTTCCGCCTGAATGTGCTTGAGATTGTCTCTCCCTCGTTGCGGGAACGCAAAGATGATATTCCGCTTCTGGTCAGCCGGTTGCTGGACAAGCTGGGCAAAAAGAATCGCAAGGATATCAGAACGGTCAGCCCCGACTTCATGCAGGCGCTCATGGAATATGACTGGCCGGGCAACGTGCGTGAACTGGAAAACGTGCTTGAACGGGCGCTTATCCTGTCCCGGTCGGAAATTCTGGGTATGGAATCACTGCCCGGACAATTCCATGCCGGTGAGATGCGGCTCGCGCTCACGGCGGAATCGGCGCCTTCTTCCTTCAGCAGAATGGCCGAGCCTGAACCGGAAAGGATTATTCCCCGCAGCAGGCCGAGAACCCTTGACGACGCCGAGCGCATTGCCCTTATGGATGCATTGGAGGCTCAGGGCGGCCACCGCGAAAGGACTGCAGACGCACTTGGCATAAGCAGGCGTACGCTGCAATACAAGCTCCGCAAGTACGGCCTTACGAAAAGAAACTGA
- a CDS encoding ABC transporter substrate-binding protein: protein MSAAFSGPSRGLGIELYRGAAAYFDFVNAGGGVYGRKLELLPLDDGYNPIPAISNTIQFIEQDDVFALFSYVGTPTVTRILPLLIKYEKENAYLLFPFTGAEPHRQEPYSEYVFNLRASYMQETEAIVDRLVSLGRRRIAVFYQADAYGRGGWDGVRKALAKYRLRPVVDVSYPRGSGADFSYAEQARIINEYDADAVVTVGTYASGAGFIRDMRALKNTALIANVSFADGDNLIRKLKEMFPGDTGFLTDNIVNLQVVPSYEDTSLPAVREYRSIMDQWAKLPPVELNPEHYSPRQYSAVSFEGFLNARLVVEMLRRMGPNPQKADIPDVIEKMTSYDVGLDVPLHYNHRRHQGLDRVYFMMLRDNRHMPVVNWERWRL from the coding sequence ATGTCTGCAGCGTTTTCCGGTCCTTCACGGGGATTGGGGATCGAGCTGTACCGGGGGGCTGCGGCCTATTTTGATTTTGTGAATGCCGGTGGCGGCGTTTACGGCCGCAAGCTTGAGCTTCTGCCGTTGGACGATGGCTACAATCCCATTCCCGCCATTTCAAACACCATTCAATTTATTGAACAGGACGATGTCTTTGCCCTGTTTTCCTATGTGGGAACCCCCACAGTCACACGCATTCTTCCCCTTCTGATCAAGTACGAGAAGGAAAACGCCTATCTGCTTTTTCCCTTCACCGGTGCCGAGCCCCATAGGCAGGAACCCTATAGCGAATACGTTTTCAATCTGCGCGCATCGTACATGCAGGAAACCGAAGCCATTGTAGACAGGCTGGTATCGCTTGGCAGAAGACGCATTGCAGTATTCTATCAGGCCGATGCCTACGGCAGGGGCGGATGGGACGGGGTTCGCAAGGCTCTAGCCAAGTACCGCCTGCGTCCGGTTGTGGATGTTTCCTACCCCAGAGGCAGCGGAGCCGATTTTTCTTATGCCGAGCAGGCGAGAATCATCAACGAATACGATGCCGATGCCGTTGTCACCGTAGGCACCTATGCCTCCGGTGCCGGTTTTATCCGCGATATGCGGGCGTTGAAGAATACAGCCCTTATCGCCAACGTTTCATTTGCGGACGGAGACAACCTCATCCGCAAGCTCAAGGAAATGTTCCCCGGTGATACCGGATTTCTGACGGACAACATAGTCAATCTGCAGGTCGTCCCCAGCTATGAAGATACGAGTCTGCCCGCCGTGCGGGAATACCGCAGCATTATGGACCAGTGGGCCAAGCTGCCTCCGGTGGAGCTTAATCCGGAGCATTATTCTCCCCGTCAGTACAGCGCTGTGAGCTTTGAAGGATTTCTGAACGCCCGTCTGGTGGTGGAGATGCTGCGGCGGATGGGGCCGAACCCGCAAAAAGCTGATATTCCGGATGTCATTGAGAAGATGACTTCGTATGATGTGGGGCTGGATGTGCCCCTGCACTATAATCACAGGCGGCATCAGGGGCTGGACCGTGTGTATTTCATGATGCTGCGGGATAACAGGCACATGCCTGTGGTCAATTGGGAACGGTGGCGACTATGA
- a CDS encoding two-component system sensor histidine kinase NtrB, whose translation MEVADLNKERSTLIIAVMTLVTIGLSLIISTGQTLSRQEEAGVLHLQLSARSVLQAVESSLRTGIITRPDAGLFRPGTAEYFRELERSGEVVFVGILDERGGRVITSRDNSSETATIVFPPDALTVLREQGEWSGRATYGKDKVYVYARNTALGGAARLDSAGKALPSFLVVGLDMSKHMAVYQGFKQNALFQAAYILAAALFIWALAMGLLKRRELAGKALQLERFQAKLLDNLPDGLLIVSPHNVIRAANPAAHTILDAKGSGLAGLALDQLSDNIGECLMPPEEGSAAGWQRKTAKGTHLEILSVPLREHDEVGSRLVIIRDRTRMRELEKSLADAEKMAALGTLAAGVAHEIRNPLSSLRGFAQYFAKKFKGSTPDETYAQTMIREADRLNRVITDLLYLSRPRSVQPGEISLIQLSEDISNLVRMDLEDKGVTLDISLESQTVRADEDLLKQAVLNLVLNSLDALGESGVETKQIHIASAFGDEGVWIFVRDSGPGMTREQKEQAFEPFFTTKSKGTGLGLALVHKTMREHAGKALIESEQGRGTTVALFFPDSDHADHDWSA comes from the coding sequence ATGGAAGTTGCAGATCTGAACAAGGAAAGAAGTACCCTGATCATTGCCGTGATGACACTGGTGACGATCGGGCTCTCTCTCATCATATCCACCGGACAGACCTTGTCCAGACAGGAAGAGGCAGGGGTCCTGCACCTGCAGCTTTCCGCCCGATCCGTGTTGCAGGCTGTTGAAAGTTCGCTGCGAACCGGCATTATTACACGGCCGGACGCGGGACTGTTCCGTCCCGGCACGGCGGAGTATTTCCGCGAGCTTGAACGCAGCGGTGAAGTGGTCTTTGTGGGCATTCTCGATGAACGGGGCGGGCGGGTCATCACTTCCCGCGACAACAGCAGCGAAACGGCTACCATTGTCTTTCCCCCCGATGCCCTGACCGTGCTGCGGGAACAGGGTGAATGGTCCGGCAGAGCCACCTACGGCAAGGACAAGGTCTACGTCTACGCGCGAAATACCGCGCTGGGCGGTGCCGCCCGGCTGGATTCGGCAGGCAAGGCGCTTCCGTCATTCCTTGTGGTCGGTCTCGACATGTCAAAGCATATGGCCGTGTATCAGGGGTTCAAGCAGAATGCGCTGTTTCAGGCAGCATATATTCTCGCTGCAGCGCTGTTCATCTGGGCTCTTGCCATGGGCCTGCTCAAACGCCGTGAACTGGCGGGCAAGGCGCTGCAGCTTGAGCGTTTTCAGGCCAAGCTGCTGGATAACCTGCCGGACGGCCTGCTTATCGTGAGTCCTCATAACGTCATCCGTGCAGCCAACCCCGCAGCGCATACCATTCTGGATGCCAAGGGTTCCGGTCTTGCCGGTCTGGCACTGGACCAGCTTTCCGACAACATAGGCGAATGCCTCATGCCGCCGGAAGAAGGATCAGCCGCAGGCTGGCAGCGGAAAACAGCCAAGGGGACCCACCTTGAAATTTTGTCTGTTCCCCTGCGTGAGCATGATGAGGTGGGATCGCGCCTTGTCATTATCCGTGACCGTACCCGTATGCGCGAACTTGAAAAGAGTCTGGCCGATGCTGAAAAAATGGCCGCACTCGGCACGCTGGCGGCAGGTGTGGCTCACGAAATCCGCAACCCCTTGAGTTCCCTGCGAGGTTTTGCCCAGTATTTTGCCAAGAAGTTCAAGGGCAGCACACCTGACGAAACGTATGCTCAAACGATGATCCGCGAGGCGGACAGGCTTAATCGTGTTATCACCGACCTTCTCTATCTTTCACGCCCCCGTTCGGTTCAGCCGGGCGAGATAAGCCTGATTCAGCTTTCGGAGGACATCAGCAACCTCGTGCGCATGGACCTTGAAGACAAGGGCGTGACCCTTGATATCAGTCTTGAATCTCAGACCGTGCGGGCGGATGAGGATCTTCTCAAGCAGGCTGTTCTCAATCTTGTGCTGAACAGCCTTGATGCTCTTGGTGAGAGCGGAGTGGAGACGAAACAAATTCATATTGCATCCGCCTTCGGTGATGAGGGCGTGTGGATCTTCGTCCGCGACAGTGGCCCGGGGATGACCCGTGAGCAGAAAGAGCAGGCGTTTGAACCGTTCTTTACGACAAAATCCAAAGGCACCGGGCTGGGCCTTGCGCTGGTGCATAAAACCATGCGCGAGCACGCCGGTAAGGCCCTTATCGAATCGGAACAGGGGCGCGGTACCACTGTGGCTCTGTTCTTCCCCGATAGCGACCATGCGGATCATGATTGGAGTGCATGA